The Lolium perenne isolate Kyuss_39 chromosome 6, Kyuss_2.0, whole genome shotgun sequence genome segment TTGTTCAGGTATTCAGGAACCTGCGAGAATCTGGAAGGTACGAGGACTCCACGAGGGAGTTCGACGCGGCGCTGGCGGAGCTCACTTCAAACCGAAATTTTCCCCAGGTGCTCTTGAGGAACTTATTATCTCTTGTATGATGTGTTCACTATGATTATGATTGTGCGAATGCTGACGCTCTATCTCTGCACCGCGCAGGGCCTCGCCGATGTTCGATCGGATACGCTCTCGACGGCACGGGAGCTGGTTATAAAACATTTTCTGAAAGCCGAGACGACGAGCGTTGAGAACCTGTGCGCTGTTCTTGAAGCCGTTGTGGAGATGGACATCGAGGGCATCGGTGGCAGTGGCGAGCGCGATGCGTGCCAAGAGTATGTGGAGTCGATCCTGGATATGGATTTGTCCAGTTTGGCGCGGACCAAGAGTGGCGGTGATGCCGGGGTTCCCGCCACTAGTTCTGATGAGCTGTATGCAGAATCCTTGTTCATGGGTCATTCGAGAGTTCTAGTTAGCGAGCTTCTGGAACGTCTAGATTCAGCATCGTGTATTTCTCTAGCTGAGGGAGTACTGGGCGGACTTCTGAACAGCGCGAAAAGGAACAGCTTTGATGATGCAGGGAGCACGTCGCGCGCACCGGCAAGTCTTATGTGCGTAAGCCCTCAAAGACTCACTTTTGTATATTCCGTTAATCTATATATGTCCCTATCCTTTGTTTTACATGGTATCATGCTCCAGTTTAACTCACCTGAAACTGTATGACACAGAAAATCTCAAATGGTCGACGAGTTCCTTATGTGGAAGAAGTGGAGAGGGAAGTGTCTGTCATACTTGCTTGATGAACGTACCATTCGGATAGTCTCTGGATCTAATTTTATCTTTAGTGCTCCAAAGGAGCAGTGGATTAAAGTGTTTGAACCATTACTAGTTTCTGTAGATTCTTCTCAAAGTGGCCTCGTTGAAGTCATGGTATCTATTCTTCGCTTACCCTTTAATCATCTGCACTACTGTATACCCATTATCTGCATTATCACATCAATATTTATATGCATTGTCTTTACAGGAGATATGCTTGCTGGGTTTGGTTTCAATGAGATGGGACCCATTGATACAGAGCTTCGTCTCGCATGCTTTTAGTTCCATTCCTATATCCAAGCAGTATGCTGATCTGCACCAGTTGCTTCAGGGACCTTATCAGGATAAATGCCTAGACAAGATTCTTAATTTGAAGGTTCTTTACATCTTTATATGATGTGTTGTTTATAGCTTTTGCCAAGTATTCCATTTCTTTCAAACATCAGCTTTGGTGAAACCATCTTTAAATGAAGGAATCCTACATTTGAATGCACAATACTGTTAAGCACCATTTTGTCAACTGTCTAATGCGCTTTTCTCTGTTTCCACTGTGATGTTGTACTAAAAATCCGAAAGGAACACTAATAAccagattttttttttgacaatagtACAGTACAGTTAATGGAACCATGTTTTTGAAGCTGACAAGAAGTTCATGTGGTCCATTCATCAGTGAGAACTGTGGAATTGTCAATGCTTAGTCATTAGGTAGTCAATAGCTGCAAAAAACCATCATGAAAATTAGTGTTGTTTATAGTTGAACTAGTTCGATGTATGTGATATTTGATTTAAACATTGCTCAGGGGAAGTGAATTGGTCTGCAAGCATATATCCTTTTATTTTTATAGCTGGTAGCCTAGTTGTATCATCTCAGTATGTCCAGGTTTTGCAACACGTCATTATCTCGGAAATTTATCAAAATATCTTAGGAAAAGTTCTTCACAATTGAGCAATAGGCTGCATGATGGCTTTATTGGTTACAATTTATAGAGAACATGCTCTTTCAGGGGTTTCTCaggaagtaaagtatgtgacacgGACACAGTATTAGCAAAATCTAGTATTTTCCTCTGCTCCCACTTTGTTGTTATCACCTTCCCTTTCGCATTCAAGCTTTCAGTTTCTCAAAGCTGTTAGTATATCATCGTTAAATAATGTCATCCCCTTTTGCGCCTTCTGTGTGTGTTCCTTGTAATACAAAACTACATGCATTTATGTGTGTTTGAGGAAAATAATGTATCATCTTTGAACATTTGAACTCCAACAGGAAAATGACATTCTTGAGTATGCAAGGCAGTCATTAAAAACTAAACCACACATATTATGGCTTCTACCTCCAGTTCTTACCGCTGCAGCAATTCCGCCAAGGTGAGCTGTTTGCTCTTTACCCTAATGGATCTCTGCTCATTAGTCGATCATTTTAATATTTACATTGGATCATATAGGTCGACCTTGTTTGAGATATACCTTGCTGAAATAGATAAGCAATTTGATGAAGCTGCTTCCACAGATCGGTATTACCAACAGTCAAGTACCATAAGCTATGTTAAATTTCCAAGTATTTGGACAAGTTCTCATCGTTTAATTTTTTCTGCTTCAATTTCAGAAGATGTAATTGCAGGAGAGATGGAATAGAGCAGCATGATAACTGTAAGTAATTTCGCAATTGTATTGTATCTACTCCCTTTCCTAAATTTCAAATAGAAAAACCATCCAAATGCTCCAAACTCTCTATAATTGCTTGTTTCCTTCATTTTAGGTGATATTGCTGAAAGGATCCAATGTCTCTACATATTCCATGTTCAACACCCCCATCTGACGGTTCACTAGTGGCAGTAGCATAGTTGCCAGAAATCTGGGTCGTGCGGGTCGAGGAAGGGGATCGAGGATCGCGGGTCGACATCCCAGCGAACGAGGATCGACGAGGGGTATGCATCTCCGGTACGTTAATTTGGAACCTGGGTCGGGATCCTCTTAATTTTGGATTGATCCTCATAATTTTGGATTGATAACCTCCTCAAggaaagaagagacgaagaggcaaACAACATTTACTTTCCTTAATTATCGTGCTAAACTTAACTTTAGTTTGACAGATTTTCCTCTTTCCGCGCTCTCCTCGTATGAAGAAAGCTTGGAAACGGCAGATCATGGCTTTTATTACGGGAAAGCTTGACCCCTACATGCGATTTTGGAGGACAGATGGTTGGCTGAAGAAAGAGATCGTGGCTTTTATTTCGGGAAATCAAGGGTCGACAGAGAATGAACGGGATCGTGCCCTGGCGAGGACCCACGTCGATCCGCTCGTGTTCCCGACCCTCAATCCGTATCGATCGATCCTGGGTCGCGGAACACGGCGTCGACCCCGTATCCGGCTACTATGGGTAGTAGTTCAAGATAATGCTGGAGATTTGCAATGTGCACTTCAATTCCAAGTAATTGATTTTCCAGGCTGGCTGCAGTTAATTACTATGCATGTACGATTGTGGTGATTTGATGAGTATTAAGCAGCGGGAAAACAATACATTTTTTCATGTTGAAAAGTTGAAAAGCGTTTATCTAGAAGCGATATTCTTCGACAGTGGCTGCATATAGACTGGTCAAATATGAAGATCGAATAGTTTTTTTTTCCTCTGATTCTTTCTTCCAAGTTGACAATCTATGATGAATTTTGAATTACACCTATCTTCTGGTTCAGCCCATGTTTACTTTAGGTGATTTATTTGCATCATATGCATTCCTCTCTTTTGCTCTCATTTTTCTGGTCAACGAAACTTAAGTGTTTGGGGGGTATTTTGTTGAACAGTTGTGGTTTGGCTGATGTCTGTTGTATGATTTTTTCttatttatttgaattttgatgTGACC includes the following:
- the LOC127305388 gene encoding uncharacterized protein isoform X2; translation: MAWAHEAVAMAEVLGLVPGFVDILVLAGGRTSSGAPASWRSGDVQKALRWALFFEEVFRNLRESGRYEDSTREFDAALAELTSNRNFPQGLADVRSDTLSTARELVIKHFLKAETTSVENLCAVLEAVVEMDIEGIGGSGERDACQEYVESILDMDLSSLARTKSGGDAGVPATSSDELYAESLFMGHSRVLVSELLERLDSASCISLAEGVLGGLLNSAKRNSFDDAGSTSRAPASLIKSQMVDEFLMWKKWRGKCLSYLLDERTIRIVSGSNFIFSAPKEQWIKVFEPLLVSVDSSQSGLVEVMEICLLGLVSMRWDPLIQSFVSHAFSSIPISKQYADLHQLLQGPYQDKCLDKILNLKENDILEYARQSLKTKPHILWLLPPVLTAAAIPPRRCNCRRDGIEQHDNCDIAERIQCLYIFHVQHPHLTVH
- the LOC127305388 gene encoding uncharacterized protein isoform X1 — translated: MAWAHEAVAMAEVLGLVPGFVDILVLAGGRTSSGAPASWRSGDVQKALRWALFFEEVFRNLRESGRYEDSTREFDAALAELTSNRNFPQGLADVRSDTLSTARELVIKHFLKAETTSVENLCAVLEAVVEMDIEGIGGSGERDACQEYVESILDMDLSSLARTKSGGDAGVPATSSDELYAESLFMGHSRVLVSELLERLDSASCISLAEGVLGGLLNSAKRNSFDDAGSTSRAPASLIKSQMVDEFLMWKKWRGKCLSYLLDERTIRIVSGSNFIFSAPKEQWIKVFEPLLVSVDSSQSGLVEVMEICLLGLVSMRWDPLIQSFVSHAFSSIPISKQYADLHQLLQGPYQDKCLDKILNLKENDILEYARQSLKTKPHILWLLPPVLTAAAIPPRSTLFEIYLAEIDKQFDEAASTDRRCNCRRDGIEQHDNCDIAERIQCLYIFHVQHPHLTVH